CATAGTTAGAACACCTAACATACATACTTATAGCTAGGCAATCAGGTATATAAATCTGCCAGAGAAATTCAGGGAAGGCTTGGTGGGGTGCATGGGGACAGCATTTGATCTGAGACTTGGAAGATAATTGGGAGTTTGCCAGATGAAGGGCATTCTAGCTGAGAGAACATAGCAAGTTCAGAGAACTACAAATGATACAGTATCACTGGAGCATGAAGTGTAAGTTAGAGGAGCGACAAGAGATGAAGCTGAAAACATAGGAAAGAGCCAGGATCTTATCTGTTATCCTGAGGAGTTTAAACTCTAGGCCTCAGGGagttataaaaatcattttgataaCATACCTCTGTGTTACAGAAATCTGTTAGAGAGCAAAGTGCAGAATGATTGGAGTGGGTAGGATGGGAGTCAGAGAGGCTGGTGAGGTGTGTATTGAACTAGAGCAGGTGACAAATGGCGGACAATGGTAGTGTGATGGAATAGGTCAGCTGTGAGAGTTACGAGCTAGAAGCAGTAGGAGTTGGCTAGTGCTTAGGTGTGCAGGTGGGTAGGATGGAAAGGCACTGAGAGGGGCTCTTAGATTTCTGGCGTAGGAAcctgaaataggaaagaaagaaggaggtgTTTATGAGGGACAATAATGGGCTTCATTTTAGACATACTGGATTTGATGCACTTACATAAGGTccaaaaaaacaccacacaaaaaaaccaTTTAAGTATGGGTCAGGAAATATCTTTGCTAGGGCTGTATACTGGAGACTCGTAGGTGGTAGTTGTGACCATTGACATGGATAAAAGTAAGCAACATGacaaagggcagagctgggaagaggacCCAGGAGTTAGATTTAACAGGACTACAGTATGGTTGGGCCTCCCCTCACTAGACAATTCTCTTTTTGTGTTCaactgtcttccttccttttctccctgtctCCACATTGCTGCTGTTAGACATTCTGCCCATAGAGGCCCAGCTGAACACAATGTACTCCATAAAGCCCTCCTCcatttcctcccatttttcttctccctcacaGATGCCCGTCCTCTGTTGTAGAACGTGATGGTCCTCTCAGGATTATTTGGGTACATGACCAACAGTGACATCCTTGAAGGTGAAGCATTTGCCTTTACATATCCTGTAGTTTCCACTCCTAGCCCGATGCTGGGTGCTTTTTGGACTGTGAGTGAATGTTTAATTACAGTGAGGATgctattgaatataaaataaccTACTGCACAATTTTGCGAAATGTTGAACTAGCTCTGGCTTTATACCTCTTAGTCTTTCTCCAAcggattaaaaacaaacaaaataaaaaaagaaaggagcttGAGAACATAGATATAGCCCACCTTCATCTGTTTGGAACTTGGGATACCTGTTTGCAGTTTGAAGAATTCACAAGAGGCTATATAAGGAAGCATAAAGTAGTTTGTCATTTTCAAGGTTAGCTGATTTTAAGGTGTTTTTGTGTGGCCAAATTGAGAATTCTAAAGGAGTGCAGGTTTTCCCCTTTTGTAGGCatttaggaaaattaatttttctctgctGGTGAAATTATGGCTTGAAGCTGGAAGTATAAAATTGGGAACAAACAATGTGTATTCATCTAACCACAGGATATAAAGCATGTAACTGCAGGGGATTTTCACTTAGTCAATTTATGGGAATGTACAATCTTTCCTTATATAGGACGTGAATCAGAAGATGGAAagctattttttaataatagaaataagatGGCACACTTAGATATCTGTGTGCTAAGTGACAAAAATTGTACTTTTGCCCCCCAACTTAGAAAGCTTTATCCTATTAAGGATATAGTTGAACCTAGGTGGAGcaaataaaacaattagaaataaaagatggGCCTGTGAAAACACTATACAAACAGTCCTAGAAAACTGCAGACAACTCTAACGCTGAAGAACTTAGTATCATTAATTTGCCCTGTAATGTTAATTAGTGATTAAGCTGCCCATACAACTTAAGGCCCTGCTGCCTGACATTCCATCACTATACCCATTTCCTTCGTGTCTTAAAGGTTTTTCCGTGTTCGagatttcctctttaaaaagtaaatagcaCTGGAAGCAGGAACTgaacagagacagggagaggagaAGACACATTTAAGCCCTTTCTTTATCCACGTGTCTTCATTTTCCATGAGCAGGAAATGGCTtaagagagagacaggagagagacagGAGTCTGCCTAGGGGATGGAGATCACTGGGAAGGACAGGAGTAAGGGAAGGGTAGCTGATGGGACAGGGGGGAGGAGAGCAAAGATGCATTTCGAATGATGTGTCTCACGTAATTTGAACAACAACCCTATGAGTCattgctattcccattttattgacgagaaaactgaggctgagagacatTGACTCACAGTCGtatctgttttctttcactcTGTGCCATTTTCCTTGAgaatattaatttcaatattttgtgtAAAAGCAGAACATAAAATTACACATACAGGCTGTAagtatacaaaaaagaaaacatggtaagaaaaagaatataactACATGCTAATAAATCATGGTTTGAAGATGTAGGATAAAGGATGCTTTTTCCTTATTCCtagttttctgggtttttcatAATACACATGATTGTAGTAATGATAGCCACAATAGCAAAAGGCACGTGTTACTCTACAAAGgaaaactgcttttgttttttgggctACCAACCAACATTCTTCTAGTAAGGTAGAGGCTTTTCAGAAATTTATGGAGACAAAAGACTGTTTAGTATTTTAAAGGCTTATTTAGTCAAATAAAATCCTTAATGAAAAATTTGCCATAAACTCTTAGAGTTTCTATTTGGACCATGTTACTCAATTCCCCCACCAGTTATActagcagaaaacaaacaaacaaacaaacaaaaatattagagtGACTCAACTGGAAATAAAACTGGTAGCCTGATCTATAAAATACTCTAAATACCTCTGCCTCCTGTggaaagcaaatatttgaattGAATGTGTTTATCCATATGATAGTCCTTtaccaacatatttttttttttttttgccttcaaaATACCGAAAAAACTAATCAATTCCTTTGAAATATCCAGTTAATATAGAAATATTCTATCTACACAGTGCCGAACACCTGAAGGGACTGAACTGACTCTTTCAACATCGTGCAGGTGCAGCTGAAATGTGGCAAACTGATAATTTAAAACCTGTCTCCTCGATATGAAAACAGCCATTTGAAAAGAAAGATTTAGTCAATCAGAGAATTCTTTGGTCTATACGATCCAAAGCCATTAATTTGAGTAATTTACTTCATTgaatttaccaaatatttagtTCGTTTCCTAAAACATGATTAAATCTCTGAATGatagaggagaaaaaacaaaacattctggCCTGGGTTTTCTGCATAGGGGAtataagttaaaaacaaacaaaaaactcacatTTGTCCCTTTTGAGAACTGCAATATAAAtgctcttttatttcctttttaaatgtaggTTTTTTTAGGTTATGTACATTTGAATTTAACAACTTGGTTAGAAAGACCTGGCCCAGacagaatatttattaaaatgtaaattaaacttgcctgaaaaaaaaaaaaaatcagagaaaacattaaaatgaaagtcTGTGGATTATAGGAGGTGGAGGTTTCAATCTTTCAAAGATTTAAGGAAAGAACAATTTCTTAAGAGGAAAAATCCAGATAAAGAGTCATTGATTTTGGACAAAACTGACTCTCCTTCATGGCTCCCATTCTCATTTACGAGGGGCACCACCATTTTTCCAGACTCAGAACCCTGGTGCCACGTTGAATTGTCCTCTCTGTGTGTTCACATCTCACCCTTCCTTTCTTTGAAACATCTTTCTGGTTcacaacttattttaaaatgtcctgatAGAGCATCTTATGACCTCATGCCTGAATCACTATCACCAACTTCCAGATTGGTCTTTCTGCCAGTCTCTCACTCATCAAATCTACCTTGTCCACAGCTGTCAGATTTATCATCCGGGAACACCACTTTCCTTACTGCGGCTTCCTGCTCCCTACTCACACACAGTCTTTGTTACTTCTGCACTAAGTTCGAACTCCTTTCACTGCTTGGTAATTGGCGTCCTTCacagctctctctccctctcagacacacacacacacacacttttctgtcAATCCAATCATACTTGTTACTTCTCCTCCAAATACATCATTCATTTTGATCAACCACGTCACGCTATCGCATAAAAATCTCACCCTATGTGCCCCTCCTTGCCCCTTCTCCAAAATTCTGCCATTCTCGTCCCAGCCACATCCTTTCTGTGTGGAGTGCTGTCCGTCCTGAGTTTTACTTTCCAAATGATCCCCATCTTTCTAGAGCCttctcaaatgccacctcttctaTGAAGTCTTCTCTGATCCCTCGAACcccataatttcttttttttccctcagaactCCCATCCGATCTAAAATCAAGACTGAATTACATGACATAGTACCTAAATGCACTCCTATTGATTTATATGGCATCCCGTGTTTCTCAATGAGGGTGTGATTGGCGTTTGTCACAGGCGTTTGTGCTTGACTGACTCGTGTGTTTCAGGACATTTGGCATCCCTGGCTCCTGAAGTTAACTGACAGTAAGTAGCATTATTGTGACACCCCAAATGCTTCCAATACATTTCCAAATGccttcattattaaaatgtttcttagaGAAGTTACTACATCATGTACACACTTGTTcaacaaataatatttgtttaaatggCAAACGGGTATTTCTGAGAGTAAATCTGCATTTCCTTTACAGTTGCCAACCTATTAAACACCTAGGAAGGAGGCTAATTCACTCAGGTGCTAACCACCACTGCATTTTAGGTATCTTTCATAAGCTAGATCCTTTACAACAACTTTGGCTGTCGCTATTTCTCCTCAtgttacaaataaggaaactgagactcagagagttcTGCTTATCCAAGATTGTACAGGTTGATTAGAACCCTGGCATTTAAGCTCAGGATTGTTTGGAGCCAACATTTTGGCTTTTTCTTCTACCACACACCCTCTATAAAGCCAGACTGTCTCTAACAGCTTTGAAATAAGAGTGAACATGTAACACGATTAGCAATTTAAAGCACATTATTAATGCTGATAGGTACTAATGGCAACGATTGAAAGGAAGGACATTAGACCAGATAAACAACGTTTTAGAATTTATAACATGAACATAAATTGGAATCTAATGAATGAATTTACTCCCGACCTTCTTGCTGAAGACGTTAACCCATGTTTCATCTCTAATTGAGATGTACACATTCTTTACTCTCTTATTGTATTTGTTAATGTTTGTCTTGGCAGGTGGTCAACAGTTCTCTCTAAATTTCTCTTAATCAAGTTTTGGGTAATAGATGGCCAAATAGGCTTTGTATTAGGCAGGAATGCTAGacccaaagaaatagaaatctaaGAGCTGGCAACAGTTGCTCAGGTCCATCATCTAGGTcactttaataataaatgttatatatatcaAGCATCACCATATTGTCTAAAACgctataaatatttcttctcagTTATCGTTCatcattattcattttatgtatatCTAAAGCACATACATTTATTAGTAGCTTATTTCACTTGTGCCCAAGTGTCCAATTACAATTCTTCACATATCAACTAATCTAGAGTTTAGGAAGTGATACATGGATGACCCATATGCATACTTTCAAAGGTATACTCAGTTTCTATCTATGCACACAGGAAGaattgtattctctctctctctctccacacacacacacacacacacacacacacacacacacacacacacacacatcaaccCATTTGAAAGAGCCAGTATTgttgatttcaagttttctttttcagctaTGAGACTAAATGTTTactctgtgtttattttgtttatcaaagacagaaaaggaactgaaagctAAGCTCATAAGTAACTTAGAACAATTGTGTAAATATAGATAAATGTGTATATGATATAAAAGtcttttattcttatattgtcTTATAAACCATATCTACTGTAACAAAGTTGCACTtcattcactagtgaaaccacaATACTACTGCAACCACATGAGCATGCAGGTGACCTGAAAGTGTAAAGGGATTTTCAGTTATGCgtagaaggaaaaacagacatttaaaaaattcaatcatttttttgGTAACAAGTTGAGCTTGATGTTAGCCTTGTTATTAGAACATTTCCTGAGCAAGGTGAATTTTCAGCTTCTGCATGCAGGGACACTTTGTAGGGACCTGGGGGAAGGGTGATAGAATCTTTTCCCActaagactaaaaaaaaaaaaagaaatccaggaaCCCCTCTCAGTTGTGAGAAACTATAGAATGGTAAGAGAAGTTTCCTTATTGCTTTGAATTATCTTTTCTCAAACTATCTTGTCAAGTCTTTGTAGTGCAATAGAATTCTTAAAGATATTCAGCTGCTCCCCACAGAAGCCAGAAATGGtctaaatattttgataacatttcTCAGAGAGGCACAAACATTTTAAAGGTGGATTTTTAAAGCTTCTGtttatatttccttatattttaattacacCTGAACTGGTACCCCACTGATGTGCTATCAACATTTCCCCCTCTATTTTTAGATCTTTAGTTGCTTTAGAGATGAatttaatatgtaaaacagaAGCTTACACTGTGAAATGTTTGCATGACTGTGTTTTGGTTTTGCCATCAGCTAACTAGGGCAAAGTTGATCCCCTCTCACAAGGAGCTCTAGCCCACATTTCCTCTGTGTACCTGGACATTCCGGTTTGCTTACCTGCTTCCTTGAAGACACTGTGCTATTAAAACATCTATTAGAggtctttgaagtcaaattcttGCTCTGATGAGTTGAGTCACTGGTGCACATCTTAGAGTTTTCTTTAGGATCCGAAGGAATGGGATTTAAGAAGAGGATCCTAGCTATGAATCCATAGAGGACAGTGGCCAGGATCATTGGCACAACGTAAAAGACAGCCAAATCCATTAGGTAAATAGGGGAGTAGTAATTTCTGGAGATCTTGTAGCCACATGACACCACAATAGCATCTTTGTAGGTGCTAATATTGAGATCCAGCAAGAAGAACCAGAGCATACAGTAAATGGATGTGAAAGCCCAGACAAAGATGATGATCTTTTTGGCTCTGGAGAATGTGCAGAGAAACTGGGCTTTGATGGGGTGACAGATAGCTATGTACCTCTCAATGGTAAAGGCTGTGATTGAGCAAGAGGAAGCATTGATGCCCAAGTACTGGAGATAAGTAATGCAGAGACAGCCGACGTAGCCATAGACCCAGGAACCATAGATGCTGTCTGTTATGTTGGGTAGGCCTGCGGCCACCAAGACCATGAGATCGGCTACTGCCAGACTCACCAGGTAGCAGTTTGTGGGCGTCCTCATGTGCTTGGTTCTCATGACCACCAGGACCACCATGATATTGCCCACGATGCCCAGACCGCAAATGACGAGCACAAGTAAGATGGTGACCACTTGGTATTCTAGGGCCACCACTGCTCGCGGCTGAAGCTGTGTTTGGTTCAGTTCACTTACTGTTTCGTTTTCCATCTTTAGTAGCTTGAAGTTTCTCTGAAGCACTTCTCAAAACATCTTCTCTCCAGGGCCCTGCCTTTATCACGGTGCTTCTCTCCCCCTGTGAAGAGGTATAATCCATATTCATTCATAGTGTCACCATTTTAGATCCAGTCACAGTTATTGCCAGGTAACTCTCACCTCTGCTCCTTTCACCTCCCATTTTTCTGCAAGAATAGGGATCAGGCATATTTCTGAAAACTCCTTTTATTGAAACTCTAGCGTAGGATGGAGTAACTGTTTTGACCAGCATACAGTGAGAGGGGCCAGTTTCCTCTTggaaaaaaatgcttaagaaaCCAGGAACAGAAAACCTCCTTGTTTTGAAAGAGTGCCCAATGGGAAAAACTAAACACTATCTGCtagctgaaaaataaatgcaaagaaatctCTCAGATGCTTGGGAAAACTATATAAATAAGGTAAAGGTACTGGGGGTAGGAAAGCCAAGAGGCTCAATAATCAAGCCCGGTAGGAAATCAGCATTTGCCCTCTTTACTCTCAGAAGGTAAAATCCCTTTGCTACGAAACAGCAAGCCTTCGAGCCTGTATCTCCCCATGCCCCCTGCCCTACCTACCCCAGAGAGCACAGTTTCTTCTCTTACCTTTTCTTCTGTAGTGCTGCCCGCTTCTCTGGGTGGATGAAGCAGTAATAAGTCCAAGTTTCCAATCCTGCAGCAAATCTCATCTACTTTGTTTGACAGGGAGACCACTTAGCAGTGCTCAGTCTTCAGAACTGCAGTTCCTCTAAACCCTCGCAGCCCTTTGCAACTGATGACATACCATACAGccgcagcaggagcagcagcagtgAGGCTGTCAAATCATAGATCGTCCCCTAATGAGAACACACGGTCTCTCTCGctctcgcgctctctctctctcacacacattcacatacactCACATTCACAAATGCCTGTCAGTCCTCACTGATTCTTAATCTTCTCCCCTTGGAGGATACACTTTTCAATGTGCTGATGTTACCGTCCTCAATCTGAAAGGCTGAAATCACAAGCGTGTGGTCTGGAAGCAGGTGGTTTGCAGAGTTGCTTATGGTCGAAGTTGTGCAGCAGCTTCAGGACCTGGGCAGCCGGGAAATGTATTAACACTCTCTGTTCGATAGGACTTTGGGAAGAGCACATCTTTCTCGGTCCAGACAGAGACCTTGAAGCTTGAAATATCTGTCTGAGCTGAAATCAACTTCTTTCTCTACTATGGAAAGAAACCCTTGGACTATTTCTCCAGTAAACCAGTAAAATTGTCTCCTTCCTCTCATATTATATGAATGGAAAATGagttaaaattgattttaaaccATTTCAACTGCAATCTTCTGAGGCTTAtaaaggttattttctttttttaaaaaaaagcgaTTTGAGCCAAGAACATCAATTTAAACTTGCATATGATCTGTTAAGTTTGTTATTTCACTTCTGCCTCTGCATCATTTAATATTATAGAATTTCCCTAATTGCTCTGGGGATCTTTCTCCTCTTCACCCACCCTCTGGACTACCAATCACATGTACCACCCAGCAATGTTTTCTGTCGATTTATTTCTAGGTGAAAATTCATCCAGTGGAAATCTAGCCAGTGCCACTCTTGTTCTGTACCTTTGAAATGAAACTTTATAgactcatctttcttttttcctctcttttttatgAAAAGTGGACTTcaccttgatttttatttgtctAAGATAGCCTGTGGGCtaatctttatacttttttta
Above is a window of Rhinolophus sinicus isolate RSC01 linkage group LG12, ASM3656204v1, whole genome shotgun sequence DNA encoding:
- the TRHR gene encoding thyrotropin-releasing hormone receptor; its protein translation is MENETVSELNQTQLQPRAVVALEYQVVTILLVLVICGLGIVGNIMVVLVVMRTKHMRTPTNCYLVSLAVADLMVLVAAGLPNITDSIYGSWVYGYVGCLCITYLQYLGINASSCSITAFTIERYIAICHPIKAQFLCTFSRAKKIIIFVWAFTSIYCMLWFFLLDLNISTYKDAIVVSCGYKISRNYYSPIYLMDLAVFYVVPMILATVLYGFIARILFLNPIPSDPKENSKMCTSDSTHQSKNLTSKTSNRCFNSTVSSRKQVTKMLAVVVILFALLWMPYRTLVVVNSFLSSPFQENWFLLFCRICIYLNSAINPVIYNLMSQKFRAAFRKLCNCKQKPMEKPANYSVALNYSVIKESDHFSTELDDITVTDTYLSATKVSFDDTCLASEITFRQS